In the Streptomyces sp. f51 genome, one interval contains:
- a CDS encoding NfeD family protein gives MNDIDAWVWWLIAAAGLGIPLVVTAMPEFGMLSVGAVAAAVAAGLGAGVVVEVLVFVVVSVALIAVVRPIAARHRNQRPELATGIEALKGRQALVLERVDGSGAGRIKLGGEIWSARALDGAQAYEVGQEVDVVDIDGATAIVM, from the coding sequence GTGAACGACATCGACGCATGGGTGTGGTGGCTGATCGCGGCGGCCGGACTCGGCATCCCGCTCGTGGTGACCGCGATGCCGGAGTTCGGCATGCTCTCCGTGGGCGCCGTCGCCGCGGCGGTCGCGGCGGGGCTCGGCGCCGGTGTCGTCGTCGAGGTGCTCGTCTTCGTCGTCGTGTCCGTCGCGCTCATCGCCGTCGTGCGGCCCATCGCCGCCCGGCACCGCAACCAGCGCCCCGAACTCGCCACCGGGATCGAGGCGTTGAAGGGCAGACAGGCACTCGTCCTGGAACGCGTGGACGGTTCGGGCGCCGGCCGCATCAAGCTCGGCGGAGAGATCTGGTCCGCGCGCGCCCTCGACGGCGCACAGGCCTACGAAGTGGGCCAGGAAGTCGATGTCGTGGACATCGACGGCGCCACGGCGATCGTCATGTGA
- a CDS encoding DNA-3-methyladenine glycosylase, whose translation MIAAPDRTPLTRDFFDRPVLEVAPDLLGRVLVRLTPDGPIELRLTEVEAYDGPNDPGSHAYRGRTARNGVMFGPPGHVYVYFTYGMWFCMNLVCGPEGRPSGVLLRAGEVTEGADLARKRRLSARYDKELAKGPARLATALGVDRSLDGADACGPEGSPLTLLRGTPVPSDQVRNGPRTGVSGDGGVHPWRFWVDGDPTVSPYRPHAPRRRST comes from the coding sequence ATGATCGCGGCCCCTGACCGTACGCCCCTGACCCGGGACTTCTTCGACCGCCCTGTCCTGGAGGTCGCCCCCGACCTGCTGGGACGCGTCCTCGTGCGCCTCACCCCGGACGGTCCGATCGAGTTGCGTCTCACGGAGGTCGAGGCCTACGATGGTCCGAACGACCCGGGCTCGCACGCGTACCGCGGCCGCACCGCCCGCAACGGCGTGATGTTCGGCCCGCCGGGTCATGTGTACGTCTACTTCACCTATGGCATGTGGTTCTGCATGAACCTGGTGTGCGGACCCGAGGGCAGGCCCAGTGGAGTGCTGCTCCGGGCCGGCGAGGTCACCGAGGGTGCGGATCTCGCCCGCAAACGTCGACTCTCGGCCCGATACGACAAGGAACTGGCCAAAGGCCCGGCGCGCCTCGCGACGGCCCTGGGGGTGGACCGGTCACTCGACGGAGCGGACGCCTGTGGACCCGAGGGCTCGCCCCTCACTCTCCTGAGGGGTACCCCCGTGCCCTCCGACCAGGTACGCAACGGTCCCCGCACCGGGGTCTCCGGCGACGGAGGCGTCCACCCCTGGCGTTTCTGGGTCGACGGCGATCCGACCGTGAGTCCTTATAGACCCCACGCGCCCCGCCGCCGTTCAACTTGA
- a CDS encoding HNH endonuclease — protein MRETLVLNASFEPLSTVTLNRAVVLVLTDKAVVEQAHPELRMRGAALDIPVPRVIRLCRYVRVPFRRQAPWSRRGVLVRDRHRCAYCGRRATTVDHVVPRAQGGQDSWLNTVASCAEDNHRKADRTPEQAQMPLLRQPFEPTPADAMLLALGQDDFDALPEWLAQPAA, from the coding sequence ATGCGGGAGACGCTGGTACTGAACGCGAGTTTCGAGCCATTGTCGACGGTGACGTTGAACCGAGCCGTCGTTCTGGTGCTGACGGACAAGGCCGTCGTCGAGCAGGCCCACCCCGAACTGCGCATGCGCGGTGCCGCGCTGGACATACCCGTGCCGCGGGTGATCAGGCTCTGCCGGTATGTCCGGGTGCCGTTCCGAAGACAAGCGCCGTGGTCGAGGCGGGGCGTGCTCGTACGCGACCGGCACCGGTGCGCGTACTGCGGACGCCGGGCCACGACCGTGGACCACGTCGTGCCGCGGGCACAGGGCGGCCAGGACTCCTGGCTGAACACCGTGGCGTCCTGCGCCGAGGACAATCACCGCAAGGCCGACCGTACTCCGGAGCAGGCCCAGATGCCCCTGCTGCGGCAGCCGTTCGAGCCGACGCCCGCGGACGCCATGCTGCTGGCGCTGGGTCAGGACGACTTCGACGCGCTACCGGAGTGGCTGGCCCAGCCGGCCGCGTAG
- a CDS encoding YbhB/YbcL family Raf kinase inhibitor-like protein encodes MTEPKRPPLPHDFHPPVPAFTLTSEDVAPGAVLKDEQVHAAGNTSPQLSWEGFPPETKSFAVTCFDPDAPTGSGFWHWVLFDVPVSVTELPAGAGTGKFEGLPEGAVQVRNDYGSRDFGGAAPPAGDPAHRYVFTVYAVDQEKLGPDAEVSPAVVGFNLRFHTLARAQLIGEYAHPAAD; translated from the coding sequence GTGACCGAGCCCAAGAGGCCGCCGCTTCCGCACGACTTCCATCCGCCGGTGCCGGCGTTCACCCTCACCAGTGAGGATGTCGCGCCGGGCGCCGTGCTGAAGGACGAGCAGGTCCACGCGGCCGGGAACACCTCGCCGCAGCTGAGCTGGGAAGGGTTTCCGCCGGAGACCAAGAGCTTCGCCGTGACGTGCTTCGACCCGGACGCACCGACGGGGAGCGGCTTCTGGCACTGGGTGCTGTTCGACGTCCCGGTCTCGGTGACGGAGCTGCCCGCGGGCGCGGGCACCGGCAAGTTCGAGGGTCTGCCCGAGGGCGCGGTCCAGGTGCGCAACGACTACGGCTCCCGGGACTTCGGCGGCGCCGCGCCGCCGGCGGGGGATCCGGCGCACCGGTACGTCTTCACCGTGTACGCGGTGGATCAGGAGAAGCTCGGTCCCGACGCGGAGGTGTCTCCCGCCGTGGTGGGCTTCAATCTGCGGTTCCACACGCTGGCGCGCGCCCAGTTGATCGGCGAGTACGCCCATCCCGCCGCAGACTGA
- a CDS encoding SPFH domain-containing protein translates to MEPIIIVLIILVVLVFIALIKTIQVIPQASAAIVERFGRYTRTLNAGLNIVVPFIDSIRNRIDLREQVVPFPPQPVITQDNLVVNIDTVIYYQVTDARAATYEVASYIQAIEQLTVTTLRNIIGGMDLERTLTSREEINAALRGVLDEATGKWGIRVNRVELKAIEPPTSIQDSMEKQMRADRDKRAAILTAEGIRQSQILTAEGEKQSAILRAEGEAKAAALRAEGEAQAVRTVFEAIHAGDPDQKLLSYQYLQMLPKIAEGDANKLWIVPSEIGDALKGLSGAMGNFGGLGGGSGNGGSSGGSGGGSERREKPSITD, encoded by the coding sequence ATGGAACCGATCATCATCGTCCTGATCATTCTGGTGGTGCTGGTCTTCATCGCCCTGATCAAGACCATCCAGGTCATCCCGCAGGCCAGCGCCGCCATCGTCGAGCGCTTCGGCCGCTACACGCGGACGCTGAACGCCGGCCTCAACATCGTCGTCCCGTTCATAGACTCGATCCGCAACCGCATCGACCTGCGTGAACAGGTCGTGCCGTTCCCGCCGCAGCCGGTGATCACCCAGGACAACCTGGTCGTCAACATCGACACGGTCATCTACTACCAGGTCACCGACGCGCGAGCCGCGACGTACGAGGTCGCCAGCTACATCCAGGCGATCGAGCAGCTCACCGTCACCACGCTGCGCAACATCATCGGCGGCATGGACCTGGAGCGGACCCTGACCTCGCGCGAGGAGATCAACGCGGCCCTGCGCGGAGTCCTCGACGAGGCCACCGGCAAGTGGGGCATCCGCGTCAACCGCGTCGAGCTGAAGGCGATCGAACCGCCCACCTCCATCCAGGACTCGATGGAGAAGCAGATGCGCGCCGACCGCGACAAGCGCGCCGCGATCCTCACCGCGGAGGGCATCCGGCAGTCCCAGATCCTCACCGCGGAGGGCGAGAAGCAGTCCGCGATCCTGCGCGCCGAGGGTGAGGCCAAGGCCGCGGCCCTGCGCGCCGAGGGCGAGGCCCAGGCCGTCCGCACGGTCTTCGAGGCCATCCACGCCGGAGACCCGGACCAGAAGCTCCTCTCCTACCAGTACCTCCAGATGCTCCCGAAGATCGCCGAGGGCGACGCCAACAAGCTCTGGATCGTGCCGAGCGAGATCGGCGACGCCCTCAAGGGCCTCAGCGGGGCCATGGGCAACTTCGGCGGCCTGGGCGGAGGTTCGGGCAACGGAGGCTCCTCGGGAGGCTCGGGCGGCGGCTCGGAGCGCCGCGAGAAGCCGTCCATCACGGACTGA
- a CDS encoding ABC transporter ATP-binding protein encodes MSDVLELVDVSVVREGRALVDQVSWSVKEGERWVILGPNGAGKTTLLNVASSYLFPSTGTASILGETLGQVDVFELRPRIGIAGIAMAEKLPKRQTVLQTVLTAAYGMTAGWHEDYEDIDEQRARAFLDRLGMSDYLDRRFGTLSEGERKRTLIARALMTDPELLLLDEPAAGLDLGGREDLVRRLGRLARDPIAPSMIMVTHHVEEIAPGFTHVLMIRQGKVLAAGPLELELTSRNLSLCFGLPLVVEQVGERWTAQGLPMA; translated from the coding sequence ATGAGCGATGTACTGGAACTGGTGGACGTATCCGTGGTCCGCGAGGGCCGGGCTCTGGTGGACCAGGTCTCCTGGTCGGTCAAGGAGGGGGAGCGCTGGGTCATCCTCGGCCCCAACGGCGCCGGGAAGACAACCCTCCTGAACGTCGCCTCCAGCTACCTCTTCCCCAGTACGGGCACGGCCTCCATCCTCGGTGAGACCCTCGGCCAGGTCGACGTCTTCGAGCTCCGCCCGCGCATCGGCATCGCCGGTATCGCCATGGCCGAGAAGCTCCCCAAGCGCCAGACGGTCCTCCAGACGGTCCTCACCGCCGCGTACGGCATGACCGCCGGCTGGCACGAGGACTACGAGGACATCGACGAGCAGCGCGCCCGCGCCTTCCTCGACCGCCTCGGCATGAGCGACTACCTGGACCGCAGGTTCGGCACCCTCTCCGAGGGCGAGCGCAAGCGCACCCTGATCGCCCGCGCCCTGATGACCGACCCCGAACTGCTGCTCCTCGACGAGCCCGCGGCCGGCCTGGACCTCGGCGGCCGCGAGGACCTCGTACGCCGCCTCGGCCGCCTCGCCCGCGACCCGATCGCGCCCTCCATGATCATGGTCACGCACCACGTCGAGGAGATCGCCCCGGGCTTCACCCACGTCCTGATGATCCGTCAGGGCAAGGTTCTCGCCGCCGGTCCGCTGGAGCTCGAACTCACCTCGCGCAACCTCTCGCTCTGCTTCGGTCTCCCCCTCGTCGTCGAGCAGGTCGGCGAGCGCTGGACCGCACAGGGCCTCCCGATGGCCTGA
- a CDS encoding sporulation protein: MGFKRLLASLGAGGASVETVLTEANTVPGGVVQGEVRIQGGSVDQAIEGLSVGLQAKVEVEGHDDQEYKQNIEFTKLRLGGAFDLQAGAVHTVPFGLEVPWETPITMIDGQSLRGMNIGVTTELQIARAIDPGDLDPVNVHPLPAQKAILDAFIQLGFRFKNADMEKGHIRNTRQRLPFYQEIEFYPPSQYRGLNQVELSFVADDRAMDVVLEMDKKPGIFSEGSDSYRSFEVGLHDFHGTDWAGYLNHWLSEVGSKRSWF, translated from the coding sequence ATGGGGTTCAAGCGGCTGCTTGCGAGCCTGGGGGCCGGTGGGGCTTCGGTCGAGACGGTGCTGACGGAGGCCAACACCGTTCCGGGCGGCGTCGTCCAGGGTGAGGTGCGGATCCAGGGTGGCTCGGTCGACCAGGCGATCGAGGGCCTGTCGGTCGGCCTTCAGGCCAAGGTCGAGGTCGAGGGCCACGACGACCAGGAGTACAAGCAGAACATCGAGTTCACCAAGCTGCGGCTCGGCGGGGCCTTCGACCTCCAGGCGGGTGCCGTGCACACGGTCCCGTTCGGTCTTGAGGTTCCGTGGGAGACGCCCATCACGATGATCGACGGGCAGAGCCTGCGCGGGATGAACATCGGTGTCACCACCGAGCTCCAGATCGCCCGTGCCATCGACCCGGGCGACCTCGACCCGGTCAACGTGCACCCGCTGCCGGCGCAGAAGGCGATTCTCGACGCCTTCATCCAGCTGGGCTTCCGCTTCAAGAACGCGGACATGGAGAAGGGGCACATCCGCAACACCCGTCAGCGGCTTCCCTTCTACCAGGAGATCGAGTTCTACCCGCCGTCGCAGTACCGCGGTCTGAACCAGGTGGAGCTGAGCTTCGTCGCGGACGACCGCGCGATGGACGTCGTCCTGGAGATGGACAAGAAGCCGGGCATCTTCAGCGAGGGCAGCGACTCCTACCGCTCCTTCGAGGTGGGTCTGCACGACTTCCACGGCACCGACTGGGCCGGATACCTGAACCACTGGCTGTCGGAGGTCGGCAGCAAGCGCAGCTGGTTCTAG
- a CDS encoding DUF1015 domain-containing protein, whose product MNYAGPEEATPAGSGLELTPFRGLRYDPDRVGSLAAVTSPPYDVIVRPDGLLELESADPYNIVRLILPQDGTPAARNRQAADTLRRWLSEGVLAADPEPGLYVYEQRDGDLLQRGVIGNLRLSDPADGVVLPHEDVMPHVIADRAALMRATSANLEPLLLTYRGNGSGRGAGAVIERTVALPPLLCTTTEDGISHRLWAVTDPAELAEIRTDLGRHQALIADGHHRWATYLRLRAEHPSPSPWDYGLVLLVDTARYPLRVRAIHRLLHRLPVAEALAALGDSFRVRHLDVPLAEALEALAAAAAEGNAFLLAGDGAFHLVDRPSPDLLARTIPAGHPEAWRALDATVLHATLLDHVWGIPEDSPADIAYIHDTTATVEKAEHDGGTAVLMHPVHEEVVRELARQGVTMPRKSTSFGPKPASGLVLRALTP is encoded by the coding sequence ATGAACTATGCAGGTCCCGAGGAGGCGACACCGGCGGGGAGCGGCCTCGAACTCACCCCGTTCCGAGGCCTGCGCTACGACCCGGACCGGGTCGGCAGTCTCGCCGCCGTGACGTCCCCGCCCTACGACGTGATCGTGCGGCCCGACGGACTCCTCGAACTCGAATCGGCCGACCCGTACAACATCGTCCGGCTGATCCTCCCCCAGGACGGCACCCCGGCCGCCCGCAACCGGCAGGCGGCCGACACGCTGCGCCGCTGGCTGTCGGAGGGCGTCCTGGCCGCCGATCCCGAGCCCGGCCTGTACGTGTACGAACAGCGCGACGGCGACCTGCTGCAACGGGGCGTGATCGGCAATCTGCGGCTGTCCGATCCCGCCGACGGTGTGGTGCTCCCGCACGAGGACGTGATGCCGCACGTCATCGCGGACCGCGCTGCCCTGATGCGCGCCACGTCCGCCAACCTCGAACCCCTGCTGCTGACCTATCGCGGCAACGGTTCCGGGCGCGGCGCCGGCGCCGTCATCGAACGCACCGTCGCCCTGCCGCCGCTGCTGTGCACCACCACGGAGGACGGCATCAGCCATCGTCTGTGGGCGGTCACGGACCCCGCGGAGCTCGCGGAGATCCGCACGGACCTGGGCCGGCACCAGGCCCTGATCGCCGACGGCCACCACCGCTGGGCCACGTATCTGCGTCTACGCGCGGAGCACCCCTCCCCGAGCCCCTGGGACTACGGTCTGGTCCTCCTGGTGGACACCGCCCGCTATCCGCTGCGCGTCCGGGCGATCCACCGTCTGCTGCACCGTCTGCCGGTCGCCGAGGCGCTGGCCGCGCTCGGGGACTCCTTCCGCGTACGCCACCTCGACGTGCCCCTCGCCGAGGCACTGGAGGCCCTCGCGGCGGCTGCGGCCGAGGGGAACGCGTTCCTCCTCGCGGGCGACGGCGCCTTCCACCTCGTCGACCGCCCTTCGCCCGACCTCCTCGCCCGTACGATCCCGGCCGGGCACCCGGAGGCCTGGCGCGCGCTGGACGCCACGGTGCTGCACGCCACCCTTCTCGACCATGTGTGGGGCATCCCCGAGGACTCCCCCGCGGACATCGCGTACATCCACGACACGACCGCCACGGTCGAGAAGGCGGAGCACGACGGGGGCACGGCCGTGCTGATGCACCCGGTCCACGAGGAGGTCGTACGCGAACTCGCCCGCCAGGGGGTCACGATGCCGCGCAAGTCGACGTCCTTCGGGCCGAAGCCGGCGTCCGGTCTCGTCCTGCGGGCGCTCACTCCCTGA